One window from the genome of Cryptomeria japonica chromosome 6, Sugi_1.0, whole genome shotgun sequence encodes:
- the LOC131077559 gene encoding histone H3.3: MARQKTAVPRKKSGNAPDSSARKPHRFRPGTVVLREIRRYQKSFELLIPALPFARLVREVTAHYTLEVNRWTAEALVALQEAAEDYIVHLFEDTNLCAIHAKRVTIMPKDLHLARRLRGVHRDRPW; encoded by the coding sequence ATGGCTAGGCAGAAGACAGCAGTCCCAAGGAAGAAAAGTGGTAATGCTCCTGATTCATCTGCAAGGAAGCCTCACCGATTTAGACCAGGAACTGTTGTCCTTAGAGAGATAAGACGATACCAGAAGAGTTTTGAACTGCTCATCCCAGCGCTTCCATTTGCTAGACTTGTGAGGGAGGTGACGGCACATTATACACTAGAGGTGAATCGATGGACTGCTGAAGCTTTAGTAGCTTTGCAAGAGGCAGCTGAGGACTATATTGTCCATCTGTTTGAGGACACAAACTTGTGTGCCATTCATGCCAAGCGTGTAACAATAATGCCGAAAGACTTGCATCTTGCAAGACGCCTTCGTGGTGTGCACCGTGACAGGCCTTGGTGA